The Globicephala melas chromosome 13, mGloMel1.2, whole genome shotgun sequence genome includes a region encoding these proteins:
- the COMT gene encoding catechol O-methyltransferase isoform X2, giving the protein MLEAPPLLLAAGALGLVLLALLWLLKALRLWGLFIIGWNELVLHPVRNLLMGNSKEQRILHHVLQHAVAGDPQSVLDAIDAYCSQKEWAMNVGDKKGQIVDAVLREQRPSVLLELGAYCGYSAVRMARLLLPGARLLTIELNPDYAAITQQMVDFAGLQDRVTVVVGASEDIIPQLKKKYDVDTVDMVFLDHWKDRYLPDMLLLEECGLLRKGTVLLADNVICPGTPEFLEYVRGNSRFECTHFSSFLEYSQVVDGLEKVVYKGPGSPAQP; this is encoded by the exons ATGCTGGAGGCCCCACCCCTGCTGCTGGCAGCTGGCGCCCTTGGCCTGGTGTTGCTGGCGCTGCTGTGGCTGCTGAAGGCCTTGCGACTCTGGGGCCTGTTCATCATTGGCTGGAACGAGCTTGTCCTGCACCCCGTCCGCAACCTCCTCATGGGCAACAGCAAGGAGCAGCGCATTCTGCACCATGTGCTGCAGCACGCTGTGGCCGGGGACCCGCAGAGCGTGCTGGACGCCATCGACGCCTACTGCTCGCAGAAGGAGTGGGCTATGAACGTGGGCGACAAGAAAG GCCAGATCGTGGACGCCGTGTTGAGGGAGCAGCGTCCCTCGGTGCTGCTGGAGCTGGGTGCCTACTGTGGCTACTCGGCCGTGCGAATGGCCCGCCTGCTGCTGCCCGGCGCCCGGCTGCTCACCATTGAGCTCAACCCTGACTACGCCGCCATCACCCAGCAGATGGTGGACTTCGCAGGCCTGCAGGACAGG GTGACCGTTGTCGTCGGGGCATCCGAGGACATCATCCCCCAACTGAAGAAGAAATATGACGTGGACACTGTGGACATGGTCTTCCTCGATCACTGGAAGGACCGGTACCTGCCAGACATGCTCCTCCTGGAG GAGTGTGGCCTGCTGCGGAAGGGGACAGTGTTGCTGGCCGACAACGTCATCTGTCCGGGGACACCAGAGTTCCTGGAGTACGTGCGTGGGAACAGCCGCTTCGAGTGCACGCACTTCAGCTCGTTCCTTGAGTACTCACAGGTGGTGGATGGCCTGGAGAAGGTCGTCTACAAGGGCCCGGGCAGCCCTGCACAGCCTTGA
- the COMT gene encoding catechol O-methyltransferase isoform X1, with protein MDAGYVHTLEVSEEAQDKKAFPSSQKRMLEAPPLLLAAGALGLVLLALLWLLKALRLWGLFIIGWNELVLHPVRNLLMGNSKEQRILHHVLQHAVAGDPQSVLDAIDAYCSQKEWAMNVGDKKGQIVDAVLREQRPSVLLELGAYCGYSAVRMARLLLPGARLLTIELNPDYAAITQQMVDFAGLQDRVTVVVGASEDIIPQLKKKYDVDTVDMVFLDHWKDRYLPDMLLLEECGLLRKGTVLLADNVICPGTPEFLEYVRGNSRFECTHFSSFLEYSQVVDGLEKVVYKGPGSPAQP; from the exons ATGGATGCAGGGTATGTACATACACTGGAGGTGTCGGAGGAAGCTCAGGACAAGAaggccttcccctcctcccagaaGCGG ATGCTGGAGGCCCCACCCCTGCTGCTGGCAGCTGGCGCCCTTGGCCTGGTGTTGCTGGCGCTGCTGTGGCTGCTGAAGGCCTTGCGACTCTGGGGCCTGTTCATCATTGGCTGGAACGAGCTTGTCCTGCACCCCGTCCGCAACCTCCTCATGGGCAACAGCAAGGAGCAGCGCATTCTGCACCATGTGCTGCAGCACGCTGTGGCCGGGGACCCGCAGAGCGTGCTGGACGCCATCGACGCCTACTGCTCGCAGAAGGAGTGGGCTATGAACGTGGGCGACAAGAAAG GCCAGATCGTGGACGCCGTGTTGAGGGAGCAGCGTCCCTCGGTGCTGCTGGAGCTGGGTGCCTACTGTGGCTACTCGGCCGTGCGAATGGCCCGCCTGCTGCTGCCCGGCGCCCGGCTGCTCACCATTGAGCTCAACCCTGACTACGCCGCCATCACCCAGCAGATGGTGGACTTCGCAGGCCTGCAGGACAGG GTGACCGTTGTCGTCGGGGCATCCGAGGACATCATCCCCCAACTGAAGAAGAAATATGACGTGGACACTGTGGACATGGTCTTCCTCGATCACTGGAAGGACCGGTACCTGCCAGACATGCTCCTCCTGGAG GAGTGTGGCCTGCTGCGGAAGGGGACAGTGTTGCTGGCCGACAACGTCATCTGTCCGGGGACACCAGAGTTCCTGGAGTACGTGCGTGGGAACAGCCGCTTCGAGTGCACGCACTTCAGCTCGTTCCTTGAGTACTCACAGGTGGTGGATGGCCTGGAGAAGGTCGTCTACAAGGGCCCGGGCAGCCCTGCACAGCCTTGA